Proteins encoded in a region of the Orcinus orca chromosome X, mOrcOrc1.1, whole genome shotgun sequence genome:
- the HMGB3 gene encoding high mobility group protein B3 isoform X2, with protein MATFGISCIHSLYLFFSLFLSSVKMGKGDPKKPKGKMSAYAFFVQTCREEHKKKNPEVPVNFAEFSKKCSERWKTMSGKEKSKFDEMAKADKVRYDREMKDYGPAKGGKKKKDPNAPKRPPSGFFLFCSEFRPKIKSTNPGISIGDVAKKLGEMWNNLSDSEKQPYINKAAKLKEKYEKDVADYKSKGKFDGAKGPAKVARKKVEEEDEEDEDEDEDEEEDEEDE; from the exons ATGGCCACCTTTGGTATATCTTGTATACAttcattgtatttgtttttttctctcttcctttcatcaGTCAAGATGGGTAAAGGTGATCCCAAGAAACCAAAGGGCAAGATGTCTGCTTATGCCTTCTTTGTGCAGACGTGCAGAGAGGAACATAAGAAGAAAAACCCCGAGGTCCCTGTCAATTTTGCAGAATTTTCCAAGAAATGCTCCGAGAGGTGGAAG ACAATGTCTGGGAAAGAGAAGTCTAAATTTGATGAAATGGCAAAGGCAGATAAAGTGCGCTATGATCGGGAAATGAAGGATTACGGACCAGCTAAGGGAGGCAAGAAGAAGAAGGACCCGAATGCTCCCAAGAGGCCACC GTCTGGATTTTTCCTGTTCTGTTCTGAATTCCGCCCCAAGATCAAATCTACAAACCCTGGCATCTCTATTGGAGATGTGGCAAAGAAGCTGGGCGAGATGTGGAATAACTTAAGTGACAGCGAGAAGCAGCCATACATCAACAAGGCAGCAAAGCTGAAGGAGAAATACGAGAAG GATGTCGCAGACTATAAGTCTAAAGGGAAGTTTGATGGTGCCAAGGGCCCCGCTAAAGTTGCCCGGAAAAAGGTGGaagaggaagatgaagaggacgaggacgaggacgaggacgaggaggaggacgaggaggatgAATAA
- the HMGB3 gene encoding high mobility group protein B3 isoform X1 yields MGKGDPKKPKGKMSAYAFFVQTCREEHKKKNPEVPVNFAEFSKKCSERWKTMSGKEKSKFDEMAKADKVRYDREMKDYGPAKGGKKKKDPNAPKRPPSGFFLFCSEFRPKIKSTNPGISIGDVAKKLGEMWNNLSDSEKQPYINKAAKLKEKYEKDVADYKSKGKFDGAKGPAKVARKKVEEEDEEDEDEDEDEEEDEEDE; encoded by the exons ATGGGTAAAGGTGATCCCAAGAAACCAAAGGGCAAGATGTCTGCTTATGCCTTCTTTGTGCAGACGTGCAGAGAGGAACATAAGAAGAAAAACCCCGAGGTCCCTGTCAATTTTGCAGAATTTTCCAAGAAATGCTCCGAGAGGTGGAAG ACAATGTCTGGGAAAGAGAAGTCTAAATTTGATGAAATGGCAAAGGCAGATAAAGTGCGCTATGATCGGGAAATGAAGGATTACGGACCAGCTAAGGGAGGCAAGAAGAAGAAGGACCCGAATGCTCCCAAGAGGCCACC GTCTGGATTTTTCCTGTTCTGTTCTGAATTCCGCCCCAAGATCAAATCTACAAACCCTGGCATCTCTATTGGAGATGTGGCAAAGAAGCTGGGCGAGATGTGGAATAACTTAAGTGACAGCGAGAAGCAGCCATACATCAACAAGGCAGCAAAGCTGAAGGAGAAATACGAGAAG GATGTCGCAGACTATAAGTCTAAAGGGAAGTTTGATGGTGCCAAGGGCCCCGCTAAAGTTGCCCGGAAAAAGGTGGaagaggaagatgaagaggacgaggacgaggacgaggacgaggaggaggacgaggaggatgAATAA